In Nicotiana tabacum cultivar K326 chromosome 19, ASM71507v2, whole genome shotgun sequence, one DNA window encodes the following:
- the LOC107793888 gene encoding ankyrin repeat domain-containing protein 2B-like, whose amino-acid sequence MSEGEKVLPTASADEKSGASENKKSSESSSTEAPSGEARTTSTAAAGAGLQNPFDFSAMSGLLNDPSIKELAEQIAKDPAFNQMAEQLQKTFQGAAVEESVPNFDSQQYYSTMQQVMQNPQFMTMAERLGNALMQDPSMSGMLESLSNPAQKEQIEERMARIKEDPSLKPILEEIESGGPAAMMRYWNDQETLKKIGEAMGFAAGGEGATSSAIPGTDETEEANEDESVVHQCASVGDAEGLKAALTAGADKDEEDSEGRTALHFACGYGEVKCAQILLEAGAKVDALDKNKNTALHYAAGYGRKECVALLLENGAAVTLQNLDGKTPIDVAKLNNQQEVLKLLEKDVFL is encoded by the exons ATGTCTGAG GGAGAGAAAGTTTTGCCTACTGCATCAGCAG aTGAGAAGTCTGGGGCATCTGAGAATAAAAAATCTTCTGAGTCTTCCTCCACAGAAGCACCATCAGGAGAGGCGAGAACAACCTCTACGGCTGCGGCTGGAGCTGGGCTTCAAAATCCCTTTGATTTCTCAGCCATGTCTGGACTACTTAAT GACCCAAGTATCAAAGAACTAGCGGAGCAGATAGCGAAAGATCCTGCATTTAATCAGATGGCGGAGCAGCTTCAGAAGACCTTTCAAGGTGCTGCAGTCGAAGAGAGCGTCCCCAACTTTGATAGCCAACAATACTATTCCACAATGCAACAGGTTATGCAAAATCCTCAATTTATGACAATGGCTGAGCGGCTTGGTAATGCGTTGATGCAG GATCCATCCATGTCTGGCATGCTTGAGAGTTTGTCAAACCCTGCTCAGAAGGAGCAAATTGAAGAACGAATGGCACGCATCAAAGAAGACCCATCGCTGAAACCGATTTTGGAAGAGATAGAGAGCGGGGGACCAGCTGCAATGATGAG GTATTGGAATGATCAAGAAACACTGAAGAAAATTGGTGAAGCAATGGGTTTTGCTGCTGGGGGAGAGGGTGCTACCTCTTCCGCAATACCTGGGACCGATGAAACCGAAGAGGCTAATGAAGATGAATCTGTTGTTCACCAGTGTGCTAGTGTTGGTGATGCAGAG ggcttgaaggCTGCACTAACTGCTGGTGCTGATAAAGACGAAGAAGACTCAGAAGGAAGGACGGCATTGCATTTTGCTTGTGGATATGGCGAG GTGAAGTGTGCTCAGATTCTTCTGGAAGCTGGGGCAAAGGTTGATGCCTTGGACAAGAATAAGAATACTGCTCTTCACTATGCTGCTGGATATGGTAGGAAGGAGTGTGTCGCGCTGCTGCTAGAGAATGGAGCCGCTGT AACTCTCCAAAACTTGGATGGTAAGACACCGATCGATGTGGCCAAACTCAACAACCAGCAGGAGGTCCTGAAGCTGCTCGAGAAAGATGTGTTTCTGTGA
- the LOC107793888 gene encoding ankyrin repeat domain-containing protein 2B-like isoform X1 — MSGLLNDPSIKELAEQIAKDPAFNQMAEQLQKTFQGAAVEESVPNFDSQQYYSTMQQVMQNPQFMTMAERLGNALMQDPSMSGMLESLSNPAQKEQIEERMARIKEDPSLKPILEEIESGGPAAMMRYWNDQETLKKIGEAMGFAAGGEGATSSAIPGTDETEEANEDESVVHQCASVGDAEGLKAALTAGADKDEEDSEGRTALHFACGYGEVKCAQILLEAGAKVDALDKNKNTALHYAAGYGRKECVALLLENGAAVTLQNLDGKTPIDVAKLNNQQEVLKLLEKDVFL, encoded by the exons ATGTCTGGACTACTTAAT GACCCAAGTATCAAAGAACTAGCGGAGCAGATAGCGAAAGATCCTGCATTTAATCAGATGGCGGAGCAGCTTCAGAAGACCTTTCAAGGTGCTGCAGTCGAAGAGAGCGTCCCCAACTTTGATAGCCAACAATACTATTCCACAATGCAACAGGTTATGCAAAATCCTCAATTTATGACAATGGCTGAGCGGCTTGGTAATGCGTTGATGCAG GATCCATCCATGTCTGGCATGCTTGAGAGTTTGTCAAACCCTGCTCAGAAGGAGCAAATTGAAGAACGAATGGCACGCATCAAAGAAGACCCATCGCTGAAACCGATTTTGGAAGAGATAGAGAGCGGGGGACCAGCTGCAATGATGAG GTATTGGAATGATCAAGAAACACTGAAGAAAATTGGTGAAGCAATGGGTTTTGCTGCTGGGGGAGAGGGTGCTACCTCTTCCGCAATACCTGGGACCGATGAAACCGAAGAGGCTAATGAAGATGAATCTGTTGTTCACCAGTGTGCTAGTGTTGGTGATGCAGAG ggcttgaaggCTGCACTAACTGCTGGTGCTGATAAAGACGAAGAAGACTCAGAAGGAAGGACGGCATTGCATTTTGCTTGTGGATATGGCGAG GTGAAGTGTGCTCAGATTCTTCTGGAAGCTGGGGCAAAGGTTGATGCCTTGGACAAGAATAAGAATACTGCTCTTCACTATGCTGCTGGATATGGTAGGAAGGAGTGTGTCGCGCTGCTGCTAGAGAATGGAGCCGCTGT AACTCTCCAAAACTTGGATGGTAAGACACCGATCGATGTGGCCAAACTCAACAACCAGCAGGAGGTCCTGAAGCTGCTCGAGAAAGATGTGTTTCTGTGA